The nucleotide window CATTGTTGCGGGGTTATCAAAAATACGATTTGCTCAATATATGCTGGCAGTGTGTATTGGAAAAATGGTGATGATTTTTACCATTAGCTTTATTGGCTATGATCTCCGTTCGCTCATAACAAAACCTTTTCGAACAGTCATTGTTTTACTTGTCATTTTTATTCTTTGGTATGTAGGAAAAAGAATTGAAATAAGGATGAATAAGAGTACTGAAACTGACCATAATGGTGAAATAGATAGAAATACAGTGACGGAGAAACGGAGGAGATTCAATGAAAATTGAATGGAAAAAGGAAGGATTGGAATGGGTGAAGGCATTTGCCATCGGAATCATTATCTTTGCTTTTATTCGAACATTTTTCTTTTCCAATTATATTGTAGAAGGCGAATCAATGATGCCGACCCTTCAGGATGGAAACAAACTTGTTGTCAATAAGCTTGGCTATCAGGTGGGGGAATTAAACCGGTTTGATGTCATCGTCTTTCATGCCAATTCCAAAGAGGATTTTGTCAAACGCATTGTCGGGCTGCCGGGTGATAAAATCGAATACCGTAATGATACACTGTTTATTAACGGTCATAAATACGAAGAACCGTTTTTAAAGGTTTATAAGCAGAAAGCACCTGGTATGAAGCTGACAGGTGATTTTAGTTTAAAGGAGATTACGGGGGAAAATACAGTTCCGGAGGGAAAATTATTTGTCCTTGGTGATAATCGATTAGGAAGCTGGGACAGCCGCCAATTCGGGTTCATCTCTTCCAGTCAAGTTGTCGGTAAAGTCGATTTGCGCTATTGGCCATTAAATGAAATGGACGTGCACTTTTAATAGAAAAACAAAAGGCGCCCGTTAATCGGCGCCTAGAGCAAGATAATTCTCAAAGTCAAAACTTTCTTACCTTTAAAGGGCAATGATACGATTGGATGAATCGTATTTTTTTTATGGATATAAACGTATCAATTACCATTATTGGTATAAATCCATAAGGGGAAATCCAAACGTTTGTACCTATTTTATGGTAGAATGTGAGATAAAGAGGTAATCGAGAAAGGGTGGTAAACCCATGTCAGTTAGAATGGTAATTGGGCGGTCAGGTAGCGGTAAGACTTCGATGTTTCTTGACGAAATACGCGACCGTTTAACCCGCGAACCCGAAGGTACACCAATTATTTATATTGTTCCGGAACAAATGACTTTTTTATCTGAATATCGTTTGGCGACAGACGCGAGTATTGGCGGAATGATTCGTGCCCAGGTTTATAGCTTTTCCCGTTTAGCATGGCGGATCCTGCAGGAAACAGGCGGAATTAGCAGAACACATTTGAGTAGTGTCGGGTTGAATATGCTAATTCGTAAGATACTTGACGAACAGAAAGAAAATTTAAAGATTTTTCAGCGAGCAGCTGATAAGAATGGCTTTGTCCAGCAACTGGAACAAATCATTACCGAGTTTAAGCGATACTGTCTAAGACCCGAAGAGTTGATCGAAAAATCGGTCCAGTTCGGTTCGGGGGATACTTCTGTTTCGAAAGCCTTACAAGACAAATTAAATGATTTAGAATTGATCTATTCTAAATTTGAGGACGAGATCTTTGGGAAATATATCGATTCGGAAGATTATTTTCGCCTCTTAGCAGAGAAAATATCAGCCTCGGCTTACTTGAAAGAGGCAGAAATCTATATCGATGGATTTTATAGCTTTACACCACAGGAATATCTTGTCATGGCGGAATTAATGAAGCATTGTAAACGTGTTTCAATCGCGGTGACTGCAGATCGGTTATTTGTTCATTCAGAGCCGGATGAGCTTGACCTGTTCCGGGCATCGGGTGAGACATGCTATAACATCTATGATTTAGCACGGATCAGCAGCAGTGAAATAGAACAACCAATCATTCTAAAGGAACAGGTAAAATGGAATCTTCCATCATTACGTCATTTAGAGAAAGAATTTGATACACGACCAGCAGCAGTTTTCAAAGGTGCGCCTGCGATCCATATTGGTCAGGCTGTTAATCGAAGGGCGGAGATTGAAGGGATTGCACGGGAAATCCGCGATGTAGTTCGGACAAGTGGGTATCGTTACCGAGATATCGCTCTGTTAATTAGAAATGGCGGGGACTACCATGAAATTGTTGAACCAGTATTTGACGATTATCAGATCCCTTATTTTATCGATCAGAAAAGAACGATGCTCAATCATCCGCTGATTGAATTAATCCGCTCAAGTTTAGAAGTGATAAACTCTTATTGGCGTTATGAGCCAGTGTTTAGAGCAATAAAAACTGAATTATTGTATCCTCCTCAGGAAAATCCGGGTAAAATGCGGGAGAAGATGGATAGGCTGGAAAACTACTGTCTAGCCTATGGAATTAATGGAGGTAAATGGACGAAAAAGGAACGCTGGGTTTATCGGCGCATAAGAGGGCTTGAATCAGCGGGCAATGTCCAAACAGATGCTGAAAAAGAGCAGGAGCAGGAATTAAATGAACTTAAGCTTATGGTAACTGCGCCAATTTTACGATTATCCAGAAGGTTGAAGAAGGCCGATACAGGACGAAAGCTTTGTGAAGCTATCTATTTATATTTAGAAGAATTAGATATTCCAGATAAGCTTGAAAAATGGAAAATGGCGGCTGAAGAAAAGGGCAATCTGTTAAGAATGCGGGAACACGAACAAGTATGGAATGCGGTCGTTGACCTTCTTGATCAGTATGTTGAAATACTTGGGGAAGAGCAAGTTACCCCTAAGGCATTTGCTGCTATTTTAGAAGCGGGCTTCGAATCCTTGCATTTTTCCCTGATTCCGCCTGCACTCGATCAGGTGCTAATTGGTGATTTAGAAAAATCAAGATTGAATGACATCAAAATTGTTTTCATGGTTGGTGTGAATGAAGGAGTGCTGCCGGCGAAAATTTCTGATGACGGCATCCTGGCAGATGAAGACAGAGAACTGCTTTTAACGGCAGGCATGAAGGTTGCACCAAGTAGTCGGACCCGCTTACTTGATGAAACATTCCTTGCCTATAAAGCGTTTACGGCACCATCAGAAAAGCTTTATGTCAGCTACCCGCTTGCAAATGACGAGGGAAAAGCATTAATACCTTCTTCCTACATCAAGAGACTTAAAGATATGTTTCCAGACGCTAAGGAAGAGTACCTAGTTACAGACCCTGCTGAACTTGAAGAAACCGAGCAGTTACGCTTTGTTTCGAATTATACAACCACCATGTCCTACCTTAACACACAGCTGCAATGGAAAAAACGAAATTATCCCATTTCCAGCCTATGGTGGGATGTGTATAACTTTTATCTTGAAAGCTCGTGGAAAAACAGGGCACAAAAGGTATTTTCAAGCCTCTATTACTCAAATAGTTCCGTCCAGCTTTCAAAAGAGGTGGCGGATGAATTATATGGTGAGACCATTCAGGCAAGTGTTTCCAGAATGGAATTATTCAATGGCTGTGCCTTTTCACATTTTGCTCAGCATGGATTAAAGCTTCGAGAACGACAAATTTTTCGCTTGGAGGCACCTGATATTGGTGAATTGTTCCATGCTGCATTAAAGCAGATTGCCGATATTGTCAATGACCAGAACATGTCATGGGCTGAGTTAACACGAAAGCAATGTGAAGACCTTTCGAAAGAGGCAGTTAAGACGTTAGCACCCAAGCTGCAAAACGAAATATTACTCAGTTCGGAACGCCACCATTATATTAAGCGGAAATTGGAGCAAATTATTACTCGTGCGTCCATTGTCTTAAGTGAACACGCAAAAGTGAGTGGCTTTTCACCAATTGGCTTAGAATTAGGGTTTGGACCAAATGGGGATCTTCCGCCATTAACTTTTTCATTAAAGAATGGAAAAAGAATGGAATTGGCAGGGCGGATTGATCGGGTTGATAAGGCGAACTTAGAAGACGATAGTGTCTTTTTGCGGGTAATAGATTATAAATCGAGTGAGAAGGATGTTAATTTAACTGAGGTTTATTATGGTCTTGCACTGCAAATGCTGACCTATCTTGATATTGTCATTACTCATT belongs to Neobacillus sp. OS1-2 and includes:
- the lepB gene encoding signal peptidase I, whose product is MKIEWKKEGLEWVKAFAIGIIIFAFIRTFFFSNYIVEGESMMPTLQDGNKLVVNKLGYQVGELNRFDVIVFHANSKEDFVKRIVGLPGDKIEYRNDTLFINGHKYEEPFLKVYKQKAPGMKLTGDFSLKEITGENTVPEGKLFVLGDNRLGSWDSRQFGFISSSQVVGKVDLRYWPLNEMDVHF
- the addB gene encoding helicase-exonuclease AddAB subunit AddB, translating into MSVRMVIGRSGSGKTSMFLDEIRDRLTREPEGTPIIYIVPEQMTFLSEYRLATDASIGGMIRAQVYSFSRLAWRILQETGGISRTHLSSVGLNMLIRKILDEQKENLKIFQRAADKNGFVQQLEQIITEFKRYCLRPEELIEKSVQFGSGDTSVSKALQDKLNDLELIYSKFEDEIFGKYIDSEDYFRLLAEKISASAYLKEAEIYIDGFYSFTPQEYLVMAELMKHCKRVSIAVTADRLFVHSEPDELDLFRASGETCYNIYDLARISSSEIEQPIILKEQVKWNLPSLRHLEKEFDTRPAAVFKGAPAIHIGQAVNRRAEIEGIAREIRDVVRTSGYRYRDIALLIRNGGDYHEIVEPVFDDYQIPYFIDQKRTMLNHPLIELIRSSLEVINSYWRYEPVFRAIKTELLYPPQENPGKMREKMDRLENYCLAYGINGGKWTKKERWVYRRIRGLESAGNVQTDAEKEQEQELNELKLMVTAPILRLSRRLKKADTGRKLCEAIYLYLEELDIPDKLEKWKMAAEEKGNLLRMREHEQVWNAVVDLLDQYVEILGEEQVTPKAFAAILEAGFESLHFSLIPPALDQVLIGDLEKSRLNDIKIVFMVGVNEGVLPAKISDDGILADEDRELLLTAGMKVAPSSRTRLLDETFLAYKAFTAPSEKLYVSYPLANDEGKALIPSSYIKRLKDMFPDAKEEYLVTDPAELEETEQLRFVSNYTTTMSYLNTQLQWKKRNYPISSLWWDVYNFYLESSWKNRAQKVFSSLYYSNSSVQLSKEVADELYGETIQASVSRMELFNGCAFSHFAQHGLKLRERQIFRLEAPDIGELFHAALKQIADIVNDQNMSWAELTRKQCEDLSKEAVKTLAPKLQNEILLSSERHHYIKRKLEQIITRASIVLSEHAKVSGFSPIGLELGFGPNGDLPPLTFSLKNGKRMELAGRIDRVDKANLEDDSVFLRVIDYKSSEKDVNLTEVYYGLALQMLTYLDIVITHSNELVEMKASPAGVLYFHVHNPFINTTKMLSMDEIENEMMKKFKMNGLMVSDQRVIQLMDQTLESGDSQIVAAGIKKDGNLSKKSKVASLQEFDHLRNHVRDLYQKTGNAITNGQIDIAPYKLKDKTPCTFCSYKAVCQFDESIESNRYRILTPHSKEDVLELIRKESTENE